A genome region from Solanum pennellii chromosome 12, SPENNV200 includes the following:
- the LOC114075243 gene encoding actin-related protein 8-like, producing the protein MHQVGVKATEIGALKVMEFLTKQLEDHNIYYGKYFTDKALREEAMGSSTAANFLHSCKMSCYVAQDYEAELSSKDSKLSLVLPDDSNITLSVERFRTGEVLFRPYLARMNAMSLQDVVTSCIKNCHEAIVADDDKWYKTIVLAGGCACMPGLAGRLEKEVLGLLPPSMTSGIRVLPPPYGTDSAWFGALSIGNLSTFPTSWCQQRS; encoded by the exons ATGCACCAGGTGGGTGTGAAAGCTACGGAAATTGGAGCATTGAAGGTCATGGAGTTCCTTACGAAACAGCTGGAAGATCATAACATATACTATGGGAAATATTTCACTGATAAGGCATTAAGAGAG GAGGCTATGGGCTCAAGCACGGCTGCTAATTTTTTGCATTCGTGCAAG ATGAGCTGTTACGTAGCTCAGGATTATGAAGCTGAGCTATCATCTAAAGATAGCAAACTCTCTCTTGTGTTACCGGATGATAGCAACATTACTCTTTCCGTAGAGCGTTTCAGAACCGGAGAGGTTCTGTTTCGGCCATATCTTGCAAGAAT gAATGCTATGAGTTTGCAGGATGTTGTAACATCCTGCATAAAGAATTGTCATGAAGCTATTGTGGCGGATGATGACAAGTGGTATAAGACAATTGTTTTGGCAGGGGGGTGTGCGTGTATGCCCGGGCTAGCAG gGAGATTAGAGAAGGAAGTCCTTGGACTTCTTCCCCCATCCATGACCAGTGGCATCAGAGTTCTTCCGCCCCCGTATGGCACCGATTCTGCATGGTTCGGGGCTCTATCGATTGGCAAT TTGAGCACCTTCCCCACTTCCTGGTGTCAGCAGAG